One Neomonachus schauinslandi chromosome 9, ASM220157v2, whole genome shotgun sequence DNA segment encodes these proteins:
- the MFGE8 gene encoding lactadherin isoform X2, producing MPGPRLLAALCGALLCASGLFAVSACIMPLGMETGAISDSQIAASSVHLGFMGLQRWAPELARLHRTGIVNAWTASNYDKNPWIQVNLMRKMRVMGVVTQGASRAGSAEYLKTFKVAYSVSGRKFQFIQSAEGTGDKIFVGNMDNSGLKVNLFDFPLEVQYVRLVPIICHRGCTLRFELLGCELNGCAEPLGMKDNSIPDKQITASSIYRTWGLNAFSWFPFYARLDKQGKFNAWTAQTNDASEWLQVDLGSQRQVTGIITQGARDFGHIQYVAAYKVAYSNDSINWAEYRDQGAIDSKIFPGNLDNNSHKKNMLEMPFLARFVRILPVAWHNRITLRVELLGC from the exons ATGCCGGGCCCCCGCCTGCTGGCCGCGCTCTGCGGCGCGCTCCTCTGCGCCTCGGGACTCTTCGCCGTCTCCG ccTGCATCATGCCGCTGGGCATGGAGACGGGCGCCATTTCCGACTCGCAGATCGCCGCTTCATCTGTGCACTTGGGCTTCATGGGTTTACAGCGCTGGGCCCCAGAGCTGGCCCGTCTGCACCGCACGGGCATCGTCAATGCTTGGACGGCCAGCAACTATGATAAGAACCCCTGGATCCAG GTGAACCTGATGCGGAAGATGCGGGTGATGGGCGTGGTGACACAGGGTGCCAGCCGCGCAGGCAGTGCCGAGTACCTGAAGACCTTCAAGGTGGCCTACAGCGTCAGTGGACGCAAGTTCCAGTTTATCCAGAGTGCAGAGGGGACAGGAGACAAG ATATTTGTGGGTAACATGGACAACAGTGGCCTGAAGGTCAACCTGTTTGACTTCCCTCTGGAGGTACAGTACGTGAGGCTAGTGCCCATCATCTGCCACCGGGGCTGCACCCTCCGCTTTGAGCTCCTTGGCTGTGAGCTGAATG GATGTGCTGAGCCCCTGGGCATGAAGGACAACTCCATCCCCGACAAGCAGATCACGGCCTCCAGCATCTACAGGACCTGGGGCCTGAATGCCTTCAGCTGGTTTCCCTTCTATGCGCGGCTGGACAAGCAGGGCAAGTTCAATGCCTGGACCGCTCAGACCAATGATGCCTCTGAGTGGCTGCAG GTTGACCTGGGCTCCCAGAGGCAAGTGACCGGCATCATTACCCAGGGGGCCCGAGACTTTGGCCACATCCAGTACGTGGCAGCCTACAAGGTGGCCTACAGTAACGACAGCATAAACTGGGCCGAGTACAGGGACCAGGGGGCCATCGACAGCAAG ATCTTCCCTGGCAACTTGGACAATAATTCCCACAAGAAGAACATGCTTGAGATGCCCTTCCTGGCTCGCTTTGTGCGCATCCTACCCGTCGCCTGGCACAACCGCATCACCCTGCGCGTGGAGCTGCTGGGCTGTTAG
- the MFGE8 gene encoding lactadherin isoform X1, which produces MPGPRLLAALCGALLCASGLFAVSGDFCDSSQCLNGGTCLLGQDNTPFYCLCPEGFTGLICNETEKGPCFPNPCYNDAECQVTGDSHRGDVFTQYICKCPHGYTGVHCETTCIMPLGMETGAISDSQIAASSVHLGFMGLQRWAPELARLHRTGIVNAWTASNYDKNPWIQVNLMRKMRVMGVVTQGASRAGSAEYLKTFKVAYSVSGRKFQFIQSAEGTGDKIFVGNMDNSGLKVNLFDFPLEVQYVRLVPIICHRGCTLRFELLGCELNGCAEPLGMKDNSIPDKQITASSIYRTWGLNAFSWFPFYARLDKQGKFNAWTAQTNDASEWLQVDLGSQRQVTGIITQGARDFGHIQYVAAYKVAYSNDSINWAEYRDQGAIDSKIFPGNLDNNSHKKNMLEMPFLARFVRILPVAWHNRITLRVELLGC; this is translated from the exons ATGCCGGGCCCCCGCCTGCTGGCCGCGCTCTGCGGCGCGCTCCTCTGCGCCTCGGGACTCTTCGCCGTCTCCG GTGACTTCTGTGACTCTAGCCAGTGCCTGAATGGTGGGACCTGCTTATTGGGCCAGGACAACACCCCCTTCTACTGCCTGTGCCCCGAAGGCTTCACGGGCCTGATCTGcaatgagacagagaaag GTCCTTGTTTTCCAAACCCCTGCTACAATGATGCCGAATGCCAGGTGACTGGCGACTCGCACAGAGGGGACGTCTTCACCCAGTACATCTGCAAGTGTCCTCATGGCTATACAGGTGTCCACTGTGAGACCA ccTGCATCATGCCGCTGGGCATGGAGACGGGCGCCATTTCCGACTCGCAGATCGCCGCTTCATCTGTGCACTTGGGCTTCATGGGTTTACAGCGCTGGGCCCCAGAGCTGGCCCGTCTGCACCGCACGGGCATCGTCAATGCTTGGACGGCCAGCAACTATGATAAGAACCCCTGGATCCAG GTGAACCTGATGCGGAAGATGCGGGTGATGGGCGTGGTGACACAGGGTGCCAGCCGCGCAGGCAGTGCCGAGTACCTGAAGACCTTCAAGGTGGCCTACAGCGTCAGTGGACGCAAGTTCCAGTTTATCCAGAGTGCAGAGGGGACAGGAGACAAG ATATTTGTGGGTAACATGGACAACAGTGGCCTGAAGGTCAACCTGTTTGACTTCCCTCTGGAGGTACAGTACGTGAGGCTAGTGCCCATCATCTGCCACCGGGGCTGCACCCTCCGCTTTGAGCTCCTTGGCTGTGAGCTGAATG GATGTGCTGAGCCCCTGGGCATGAAGGACAACTCCATCCCCGACAAGCAGATCACGGCCTCCAGCATCTACAGGACCTGGGGCCTGAATGCCTTCAGCTGGTTTCCCTTCTATGCGCGGCTGGACAAGCAGGGCAAGTTCAATGCCTGGACCGCTCAGACCAATGATGCCTCTGAGTGGCTGCAG GTTGACCTGGGCTCCCAGAGGCAAGTGACCGGCATCATTACCCAGGGGGCCCGAGACTTTGGCCACATCCAGTACGTGGCAGCCTACAAGGTGGCCTACAGTAACGACAGCATAAACTGGGCCGAGTACAGGGACCAGGGGGCCATCGACAGCAAG ATCTTCCCTGGCAACTTGGACAATAATTCCCACAAGAAGAACATGCTTGAGATGCCCTTCCTGGCTCGCTTTGTGCGCATCCTACCCGTCGCCTGGCACAACCGCATCACCCTGCGCGTGGAGCTGCTGGGCTGTTAG